Proteins from a genomic interval of Diaminobutyricimonas aerilata:
- a CDS encoding HNH endonuclease signature motif containing protein, with amino-acid sequence MDEAAALIEQAEHLLRRAAALPVDHLTDRALCDLTGRTEQVGRLADALRIATAGEIAERSRPELRTEGLAYRHGCARPAHLIERITRVPQAEATRRIRLAGALRPRVALSGEVLPATRPVVADAVRDGRIGIESAGHIVRILDSADTATPKQLEHAERMLVDAAEIDSADLVKTQAVVWREYLDPDGARPRDEVLRAQRRFSIGREVNGMTPFTGLADPLSAGLLRAAMAEGTAPDRQPRFLDPDEVDPADPLLDPRTRDQRQFDILIGLITAGVRAPSGSLRPTAMVNIVVQADHLDRGTGAAWIDDVTEPISAFTARTLLCDADTSTIVLGANGEVLHLGRRERLFTPAQRRALAVRDGGCVWPGCTAPPSWCHAHHLLEWEHGGPTDLDNGVLLCSAHHHMLHNSGYRMKAIRGKPHLLAPPHIDPHRQWRPLGRQRATRTPATAARSG; translated from the coding sequence ATGGACGAAGCAGCGGCGCTGATCGAGCAGGCGGAACACCTCCTGCGCCGTGCCGCCGCCCTCCCCGTCGACCACCTCACCGACAGGGCCCTGTGCGACCTCACCGGTCGCACCGAGCAGGTGGGTCGTTTGGCTGACGCGCTCCGGATCGCCACGGCGGGTGAGATCGCCGAACGCTCCCGCCCGGAACTGCGCACCGAGGGGCTCGCCTACCGGCACGGCTGCGCACGCCCGGCCCACCTGATCGAACGCATCACCCGCGTTCCGCAGGCCGAGGCGACCCGCCGGATCCGGCTCGCCGGCGCGCTTCGGCCGCGGGTGGCGCTCTCGGGCGAAGTGCTGCCCGCGACCCGTCCGGTGGTGGCGGATGCGGTGCGTGACGGGCGGATCGGTATCGAGTCGGCCGGGCACATCGTCCGCATCCTCGACAGCGCCGACACCGCCACCCCCAAGCAGCTCGAGCACGCGGAACGGATGCTCGTCGACGCCGCCGAGATCGACTCCGCCGACCTGGTGAAGACGCAAGCCGTGGTGTGGCGCGAGTACCTCGACCCGGATGGTGCCCGTCCCCGCGACGAGGTATTGCGGGCGCAACGGCGGTTCTCGATCGGACGGGAAGTCAACGGGATGACCCCGTTCACCGGACTCGCCGACCCGCTCTCCGCCGGACTCCTCCGTGCCGCGATGGCCGAAGGAACCGCCCCCGACCGGCAACCGAGGTTCCTCGACCCCGACGAGGTGGACCCCGCCGACCCACTCCTGGACCCGCGAACGCGGGATCAACGCCAGTTCGACATCCTCATCGGACTGATCACGGCCGGCGTGCGGGCTCCGAGCGGATCGTTGCGGCCGACCGCGATGGTGAACATCGTCGTCCAAGCCGACCACCTCGACCGCGGCACCGGGGCGGCGTGGATCGACGACGTCACCGAACCGATCAGCGCGTTCACCGCCCGCACCCTCCTGTGCGACGCCGACACGAGCACCATCGTTCTCGGCGCGAACGGCGAAGTGCTCCACCTCGGCCGACGGGAACGGCTGTTCACCCCCGCGCAACGCCGCGCTCTCGCGGTCCGGGACGGCGGATGCGTGTGGCCGGGCTGCACCGCCCCACCGTCCTGGTGTCACGCCCACCACCTCCTCGAATGGGAACACGGCGGCCCCACCGACCTCGACAACGGGGTGCTGCTCTGCTCGGCACATCACCACATGCTCCACAACAGCGGCTACCGGATGAAGGCAATCCGCGGAAAACCCCACCTGCTCGCCCCACCCCACATCGACCCCCACCGACAGTGGCGACCACTCGGACGACAACGCGCCACCCGAACACCCGCCACCGCCGCACGCTCCGGCTGA
- a CDS encoding YciI family protein, whose protein sequence is MKYMLIMRATAEAVEAYKDIDFEEVINKMGAYNESMMKAGVLLAGEGLSDTDQGFVVDFSSEKPAVTDGPYGEVHELFNGFWIIQVSSKEEAIEWASRAPLGPGSKLEVRRVTEMEDFADFADNEYLKKEEGWRAELGTD, encoded by the coding sequence ATGAAGTACATGCTCATCATGCGCGCGACCGCCGAGGCCGTGGAGGCGTACAAGGACATCGACTTCGAAGAGGTCATCAACAAGATGGGCGCCTACAACGAGTCGATGATGAAGGCCGGAGTGCTGCTCGCCGGCGAGGGCCTCTCCGACACCGACCAAGGCTTCGTCGTCGACTTCTCGAGCGAGAAGCCCGCCGTCACCGACGGCCCCTACGGCGAGGTCCACGAGCTGTTCAACGGCTTCTGGATCATCCAGGTCTCCTCGAAGGAGGAGGCGATCGAGTGGGCGTCACGCGCTCCGCTCGGACCGGGCAGCAAGCTCGAGGTGCGCCGCGTCACCGAGATGGAGGACTTCGCCGACTTCGCCGACAACGAGTACCTCAAGAAGGAGGAGGGCTGGCGGGCAGAACTCGGCACCGACTGA
- a CDS encoding RNA polymerase sigma factor: MTDIRRTVDAVWRIESARIVATLVKMVGDVGLAEDLAQEAIVDALAQWPESGVPQNPGAWLTAVAKRKAIDGWRRRERLDDRYRTLAHELDESRADEWEPIDDDVLRLIFTACHPVLSREAQVALTLRIVAGLSTEEIARMFLVPVATVQQRIVRAKKTLSAAKVPFETPEPAEWKSRLNGVLGVIYLVFTEGYAATSGDRWMRVDLAHEALRLGRVLGGLLPREPEVHGLVALMEFQASRFAARTHRDGTPILLADQDRSRWDVAQIRRGSAALARADAVGRGRGAYSLQAAIAECHATAPSVEQTDWERIVLLYEALGRLAPNPVVELNRAVAVSMATGPASALRLVDSLAEEGALRGSHLLPSVRGELLARLGRVDEARSELVTAAELVGNEQQRQVLLAKAAALKSL; this comes from the coding sequence ATGACGGACATCCGGCGCACCGTCGACGCGGTGTGGCGCATCGAGAGCGCCCGCATCGTCGCGACCCTCGTGAAGATGGTCGGCGACGTCGGACTCGCCGAGGATCTCGCGCAGGAGGCGATCGTCGACGCGCTCGCGCAGTGGCCGGAGTCGGGCGTCCCGCAGAACCCGGGCGCCTGGCTCACGGCCGTCGCGAAGCGCAAGGCGATCGACGGATGGCGCCGCCGCGAGCGCCTCGACGACCGCTACCGCACGCTCGCACACGAACTCGACGAGTCCCGCGCCGACGAGTGGGAACCGATCGACGACGACGTGCTGCGGCTCATCTTCACCGCCTGCCATCCGGTGCTGAGCCGCGAGGCGCAAGTGGCCCTCACGCTCCGCATCGTCGCGGGTCTCAGCACGGAGGAGATCGCACGCATGTTCCTCGTGCCGGTCGCCACCGTGCAGCAGCGCATCGTGCGGGCCAAGAAGACGCTGTCCGCCGCGAAGGTGCCGTTCGAGACCCCGGAGCCCGCCGAGTGGAAGAGCCGCCTGAACGGGGTGCTCGGCGTCATCTACCTCGTCTTCACCGAGGGTTACGCCGCCACCTCGGGCGACCGCTGGATGCGCGTCGACCTCGCGCACGAAGCGCTGCGACTCGGCCGTGTGCTCGGCGGACTGCTGCCGCGCGAGCCGGAGGTGCACGGCCTCGTCGCACTCATGGAGTTCCAGGCCTCCCGCTTCGCCGCCCGCACCCACCGAGACGGAACGCCCATCCTGCTCGCAGATCAGGATCGCTCCCGGTGGGATGTCGCGCAGATCCGCCGCGGCAGCGCCGCCCTGGCGCGAGCGGATGCGGTGGGTCGTGGCCGTGGGGCGTATTCGCTGCAGGCGGCGATCGCCGAATGCCACGCGACCGCCCCGAGCGTGGAGCAGACCGATTGGGAGCGCATCGTGCTGCTGTACGAGGCACTCGGGCGACTCGCTCCGAATCCGGTCGTCGAACTCAACCGCGCCGTGGCCGTGTCGATGGCGACCGGTCCCGCGTCGGCGCTGCGCCTCGTCGATTCCCTCGCCGAAGAGGGCGCGTTGCGTGGATCGCACCTGCTGCCGAGCGTGCGCGGAGAACTGCTCGCGCGTCTCGGCCGCGTCGACGAGGCACGCTCCGAGCTCGTCACCGCGGCAGAACTCGTCGGCAATGAGCAGCAACGGCAGGTGCTGCTCGCCAAGGCCGCCGCCCTGAAAAGCCTCTAG
- a CDS encoding serine protein kinase RIO, which produces MTSAGAIDTELGVVKGGKEADVFLIERAVPDDPTQSTILAAKRYRGAETSDFHRSSQYVEGRKMRNTRDSRALAKKTSYGRSVASAQWAYAEFVALSALYERGVAVPYPVQLHGTEVLMEFIGTGMSAAPRLAQIRGTDDELADLFEQVVEIMRGFARAGYAHGDLSPYNLLVHEGRVVVIDLPQLVDVVGNPAGMTLLERDCLNVCTWFTRRGLERDPGELLGDLVVELFG; this is translated from the coding sequence GTGACCTCCGCCGGCGCGATCGACACCGAACTGGGTGTCGTGAAGGGCGGTAAGGAGGCCGACGTGTTCCTCATCGAACGCGCCGTGCCCGACGACCCGACGCAGAGCACGATCCTCGCCGCCAAGCGTTATCGAGGTGCCGAGACGAGCGACTTCCACCGCTCCTCCCAGTACGTCGAGGGACGCAAGATGCGCAACACCCGCGACTCGCGCGCGCTCGCGAAGAAGACCTCCTACGGGCGGTCGGTCGCGTCCGCCCAGTGGGCGTACGCGGAGTTCGTGGCGTTGAGCGCGCTGTACGAACGCGGCGTGGCGGTGCCGTACCCGGTGCAACTCCACGGCACCGAGGTGCTCATGGAGTTCATCGGCACCGGCATGTCCGCCGCGCCGCGCCTCGCGCAGATCCGCGGCACGGATGACGAACTGGCCGACCTGTTCGAGCAGGTCGTCGAGATCATGCGCGGCTTCGCCCGCGCGGGCTACGCGCACGGCGACCTGTCGCCGTACAACCTGCTCGTGCACGAGGGACGCGTCGTCGTCATCGACCTGCCGCAGCTGGTCGACGTCGTCGGCAACCCGGCCGGCATGACGTTGCTCGAACGGGACTGCCTCAACGTCTGCACCTGGTTCACCCGGCGCGGGCTCGAGCGCGATCCCGGCGAGCTGCTCGGCGACCTCGTCGTCGAACTGTTCGGATGA
- a CDS encoding MerR family DNA-binding transcriptional regulator, protein MRIGELARRAGVTVKAVRYYESLGLLRAGRSANGYRDFDEVHLALVREVHLLGSLGIPADETRPFLDCILTGNSRGDDCSESLETYRATLATLDDRIRDLAARRDRIATLLSAADERSTPRCEFSTTIV, encoded by the coding sequence ATGAGGATCGGAGAACTCGCCCGGCGGGCGGGCGTGACCGTGAAGGCCGTGCGCTACTACGAGTCGCTCGGCTTGCTGAGGGCCGGTCGTTCGGCGAACGGCTACCGCGATTTCGACGAGGTGCACCTCGCGCTCGTGCGCGAGGTGCACCTCCTCGGCAGCCTCGGCATCCCCGCCGACGAGACCCGCCCGTTCCTGGACTGCATCCTGACGGGCAACTCGCGCGGGGATGACTGCTCCGAGTCGCTCGAGACCTACCGGGCGACTCTCGCGACCCTCGATGACCGCATCCGCGACCTCGCCGCTCGACGCGACCGCATTGCCACGCTGCTCTCCGCGGCGGACGAGCGGAGCACCCCACGCTGCGAGTTCAGCACGACCATCGTTTGA
- a CDS encoding thioredoxin family protein, translating into MSALPEVTDATFRTEVLDADDTVLVKSWADWCPPCRALDPILDTLAAEQHPGLRIVGINADDNPRIAAEYRVLGLPTMKVFQGGEVVKTVLGAKPAPALRAEFADYLR; encoded by the coding sequence ATGTCCGCTCTACCCGAGGTGACCGACGCCACCTTCCGCACCGAGGTGCTCGACGCCGACGACACCGTGCTCGTGAAGTCCTGGGCCGACTGGTGCCCGCCGTGCCGGGCTCTCGACCCCATCCTCGACACCCTCGCCGCCGAGCAGCACCCGGGACTGCGGATCGTCGGCATCAACGCCGACGACAACCCGCGCATCGCCGCCGAGTACCGCGTGCTCGGCCTGCCGACGATGAAGGTGTTCCAGGGCGGGGAGGTCGTGAAGACCGTGCTCGGAGCGAAGCCGGCCCCCGCGCTGCGGGCGGAGTTCGCCGACTACCTGCGCTGA
- a CDS encoding MFS transporter, producing MSAVSVSTFPLFRLLVLTGAIFVSVSSEFLPTGLLPDMARDLDVSESKVGLLVTIFAGTVVVSTAPLTIITQRLSRKWLMVLLLAVFALGNVLAALAPTYELLVVARVIGGLAHGLFWAVTGPYAAHLVPRHQLARAVAVTNSGGTIAFVLGVPLGTALGHALGWRLAFLVMGAVVVVFMLLVIAFLPPVQHLHQPATGEITLPGRKDPTVPAVIIVCVSVLFIMTGQNVFYTYIAPWLIREGGFPEDAVSGLLFVYGAAGAVGLVLAGALGDRYPRATAYGLIAGVTVAVATLSLGAGSPGVVIAGLVAWSIAFGGLPSLFHARMLHSASPRIRDVASAWITTSFNIAIGGGAILGGSLLDAAGIDVLPWTLIGLVAAGLLFVALSDGARLRAQYHHVRRDGSA from the coding sequence ATGAGCGCCGTTTCGGTCTCGACCTTCCCCCTGTTCCGTCTGCTCGTGCTCACCGGAGCGATCTTCGTCTCCGTGTCGAGCGAGTTCCTGCCGACCGGGCTGCTGCCCGACATGGCCCGCGACCTCGACGTGTCCGAGTCGAAGGTGGGCCTGCTGGTCACGATCTTCGCGGGCACGGTGGTCGTGAGCACCGCGCCGCTGACGATCATCACGCAACGGCTGTCGCGCAAGTGGCTCATGGTGCTGCTGCTCGCCGTCTTCGCGCTCGGCAACGTGCTCGCCGCCCTCGCCCCCACCTACGAGTTGCTCGTCGTCGCCCGCGTGATCGGCGGACTCGCCCACGGGTTGTTCTGGGCCGTGACCGGTCCGTACGCCGCCCATCTCGTTCCGCGTCACCAGCTCGCGCGTGCAGTGGCGGTCACGAACTCGGGCGGCACGATCGCGTTCGTGCTCGGGGTGCCGCTCGGCACGGCGCTCGGTCACGCCCTCGGCTGGCGTCTCGCATTCCTCGTGATGGGCGCCGTCGTGGTCGTGTTCATGCTGCTCGTGATCGCGTTCCTGCCCCCCGTGCAGCACCTCCACCAGCCGGCGACGGGGGAGATCACCCTGCCCGGGCGGAAGGACCCGACGGTGCCCGCCGTCATCATCGTGTGCGTCTCGGTGCTGTTCATCATGACCGGGCAGAACGTGTTCTACACCTACATCGCCCCGTGGCTCATCCGCGAGGGGGGCTTCCCGGAGGACGCCGTCAGCGGACTGCTCTTCGTCTACGGCGCGGCGGGGGCGGTCGGGCTCGTGCTCGCCGGTGCGCTCGGCGACCGGTACCCGCGTGCCACCGCCTACGGGCTCATCGCCGGGGTCACGGTCGCGGTGGCGACCCTCTCGCTCGGTGCGGGCAGTCCCGGTGTCGTCATCGCCGGTCTCGTCGCGTGGAGCATCGCGTTCGGCGGGCTGCCCTCCCTCTTCCATGCCCGCATGCTGCACTCCGCCTCGCCGCGCATCCGCGACGTCGCCTCGGCGTGGATCACGACCTCGTTCAACATCGCGATCGGGGGCGGGGCGATCCTCGGCGGCAGCCTGCTCGACGCCGCCGGGATCGATGTGCTCCCGTGGACCCTCATCGGGCTCGTCGCCGCGGGACTGCTCTTCGTGGCACTCAGCGACGGCGCGCGGTTGCGGGCCCAGTACCATCACGTGCGACGGGACGGCTCGGCCTGA
- the purU gene encoding formyltetrahydrofolate deformylase, with protein sequence MTDATHWILTLVCEDRPGIVHAVSGAIVEADGNITESQQFSSGDTGKFFMRLQVESAATRERFEQALAPVTERYGMTWQLDVVGRPLRTLVLVSKAAHCLNDLAFRQRAGQLAIEVPLVLSNHDVLAGLAEFYGLPFEHRPVTDAESKAAFERRVLEVVEQHDVELVVLARYMQILSPELCDALAGRIINIHHSFLPGFKGANPYRQAHARGVKLIGATAHFVTSDLDEGPIIEQNVVRVDHSKPPEELVAIGQDVESRTLTQAVRWFSEDRVLLDGARTIIFQ encoded by the coding sequence GTGACCGACGCGACGCACTGGATCCTCACGCTCGTCTGCGAGGACCGGCCCGGGATCGTGCACGCCGTGAGCGGCGCGATCGTCGAGGCCGACGGCAACATCACCGAATCGCAGCAGTTCTCGAGCGGCGACACCGGCAAGTTCTTCATGCGACTGCAGGTCGAGTCCGCGGCGACCCGCGAGCGATTCGAGCAGGCGCTCGCCCCGGTGACCGAGCGGTACGGCATGACCTGGCAGCTGGATGTCGTCGGGCGTCCGCTGCGCACGCTCGTGCTCGTGTCGAAGGCGGCGCACTGCCTCAACGATCTCGCATTCCGGCAGCGTGCCGGGCAGCTCGCGATCGAGGTGCCGCTCGTGCTGAGCAACCACGACGTGCTCGCCGGTCTCGCCGAGTTCTACGGGCTGCCGTTCGAGCACCGGCCGGTGACGGATGCGGAGAGCAAGGCCGCGTTCGAACGCCGGGTGCTCGAGGTGGTCGAGCAGCACGACGTCGAACTCGTCGTGCTCGCCCGGTACATGCAGATCCTCTCCCCCGAGCTGTGCGACGCGCTCGCGGGCCGCATCATCAACATCCACCACTCGTTCCTGCCCGGGTTCAAGGGCGCCAACCCGTACCGGCAGGCGCACGCGCGTGGCGTGAAGCTCATCGGGGCGACGGCGCATTTCGTGACGAGCGACCTCGACGAGGGCCCGATCATCGAGCAGAACGTCGTGCGGGTCGATCACTCGAAACCGCCGGAGGAGCTCGTCGCGATCGGTCAGGACGTCGAGTCGCGCACCCTGACGCAAGCGGTGCGCTGGTTCTCGGAGGACCGCGTGCTGCTCGACGGTGCCCGCACGATCATCTTCCAGTGA
- the nagA gene encoding N-acetylglucosamine-6-phosphate deacetylase codes for MSVLIRDVRLLDARTDEPGWVLFDGAAIAATGTGAAPDADDTVDGGGRTLVPGFIDLHEHGAGGHSFDDGPDAIRAALAVHRAHGTTRSVISLVTNPVDVLESSLRGIAELSATDPLVLGAHLEGPFLAPERRGAHNVDFLRSPDSDTIERLLAAADGSLRQITIAPELPGALDAIERLTAAGVAVAVGHTEADADRTREAFDRGARLLTHAFNAMPGIHHRAPGPVATALADERVVVELILDGEHVHPDVAALTFAAAPGRVALVTDAMAAAGAHDGDYRLGSLNVTVENGLAVLSGTHTIAGSTLTQDAALRFARERVGVTDRAAVEAVTLAPARALGLDDRLGLLAPGYAADAVLLEADGSVARVWGDGSPIA; via the coding sequence ATGAGCGTGCTGATCCGTGACGTGCGGCTGCTGGATGCCCGCACCGACGAGCCCGGATGGGTGCTGTTCGACGGAGCCGCGATCGCGGCGACCGGCACCGGCGCGGCGCCCGACGCCGACGACACCGTCGACGGCGGCGGGCGCACCCTCGTTCCCGGATTCATCGACCTGCACGAGCACGGCGCGGGCGGCCACTCCTTCGACGACGGCCCCGACGCGATCCGGGCGGCACTCGCCGTGCACCGGGCGCACGGCACCACCCGGTCGGTGATCAGCCTCGTCACGAACCCGGTCGACGTGCTCGAGAGCAGCCTGCGCGGGATCGCCGAGCTCAGCGCGACCGACCCTCTCGTGCTCGGGGCGCACCTCGAGGGTCCGTTCCTCGCCCCCGAGCGTCGCGGCGCGCACAACGTCGACTTCCTGCGCTCCCCCGACTCCGACACGATCGAGCGCCTGCTCGCGGCGGCCGACGGATCGCTGCGGCAGATCACGATCGCCCCGGAACTGCCCGGAGCGCTCGACGCGATCGAGCGCCTCACCGCCGCGGGCGTCGCGGTCGCCGTCGGGCACACCGAGGCGGACGCCGACCGCACGCGCGAGGCCTTCGACCGCGGGGCGCGACTGCTCACCCACGCGTTCAACGCGATGCCGGGCATCCACCACCGCGCGCCGGGTCCCGTCGCGACGGCGCTCGCCGACGAACGGGTGGTCGTCGAACTCATCCTCGACGGCGAGCACGTGCATCCGGATGTCGCCGCGCTCACCTTCGCCGCGGCCCCCGGCCGCGTCGCCCTCGTGACCGACGCGATGGCCGCCGCCGGCGCGCACGACGGCGACTACCGGCTCGGCTCGCTCAACGTGACGGTCGAGAACGGACTGGCCGTGCTGAGCGGCACCCACACCATCGCGGGGTCGACCCTCACCCAGGACGCCGCGCTGCGGTTCGCGCGGGAACGCGTCGGGGTCACCGACCGCGCCGCGGTCGAGGCGGTCACGCTCGCGCCTGCCCGCGCCCTCGGGCTCGACGACCGCCTGGGGCTGTTGGCGCCGGGCTACGCCGCGGACGCGGTGCTGCTCGAGGCCGACGGGAGTGTCGCGCGAGTGTGGGGCGACGGCTCCCCGATCGCCTGA
- a CDS encoding glucose-6-phosphate dehydrogenase translates to MTTEPATLIVLGASGDLASRLLLPGLGELLAAEPERQLQLIGAGVEEYDEPAWRDRVRTAFESAGASGEAVDRALESTVYRTTDVTTVDDLRELIALAEHAPALYFALPPAVTVRACEQLREVDLPEGTTLALEKPFGSDAASAADLNRLLLELVPEERIQRVDHFLARATVLNLLGLRFANRTIEPLLSSEHVESIEIVYDEDLALENRARYYDKAGALVDMIQSHLLQVLALLTMEAPGSLSAEEVRDQKAIVLRATRLWRGDPALSSRRGQYGAGRIGDRDLPAYADEPGVHPANATETLAEMTVEVANWRWTGVPILLRSGKAIGTTRKEILITFRPPPRVPDGFSGEVRQDRLRLTFKPDGMAWEINVNGPGDPFTIDPAEIAADFNPGALPAYGEVLSGILAGDPLLSVRGDSAEECWRIVEPVLDAWRRGDVPLETYPAGSAGPDGWSERPIPGVD, encoded by the coding sequence ATGACGACCGAACCGGCGACCCTCATCGTTCTCGGCGCGAGCGGCGATCTGGCCTCGCGACTCCTGCTCCCCGGACTCGGCGAGCTGCTCGCCGCCGAACCCGAGCGGCAGCTGCAGCTCATCGGGGCGGGCGTCGAGGAGTACGACGAGCCGGCCTGGCGCGACCGGGTGCGCACCGCGTTCGAGAGCGCGGGGGCGTCGGGCGAGGCGGTGGACCGCGCGCTCGAGTCCACCGTGTATCGCACGACGGACGTGACCACCGTCGACGACCTGCGCGAGCTGATCGCCCTCGCCGAGCATGCCCCGGCCCTCTACTTCGCGCTGCCGCCCGCGGTGACCGTGCGCGCATGCGAGCAACTGCGCGAGGTCGACCTTCCGGAGGGCACGACGCTCGCGCTCGAGAAGCCGTTCGGCAGCGACGCCGCCTCGGCGGCGGACCTCAACCGGCTGCTGCTCGAGCTCGTGCCCGAGGAACGTATCCAACGCGTCGACCACTTCCTCGCGCGCGCGACCGTGCTCAACCTGCTCGGCTTGCGGTTCGCGAACCGCACGATCGAGCCGCTGCTCAGCAGCGAGCACGTCGAGAGCATCGAGATCGTCTACGACGAGGACCTCGCCCTCGAGAACCGCGCGCGGTACTACGACAAGGCGGGCGCACTCGTCGACATGATCCAGAGCCACCTCCTGCAGGTGCTCGCGCTCCTGACGATGGAGGCACCCGGATCGCTCTCGGCCGAGGAGGTGCGCGACCAGAAGGCGATCGTGCTGCGCGCGACCCGGTTGTGGCGCGGCGACCCGGCGCTCTCGAGCCGCCGCGGTCAGTACGGGGCGGGGCGCATCGGCGACCGCGACCTGCCCGCATACGCCGACGAGCCCGGGGTCCACCCCGCCAACGCCACCGAGACGCTCGCCGAGATGACCGTCGAGGTCGCGAACTGGCGCTGGACGGGAGTGCCCATCCTGCTGCGGTCGGGCAAGGCGATCGGCACCACGCGCAAGGAGATCCTCATCACCTTCCGCCCGCCGCCCCGCGTGCCGGACGGCTTCTCGGGCGAGGTGCGCCAGGACCGCCTGCGGCTGACGTTCAAGCCCGACGGGATGGCGTGGGAGATCAACGTCAACGGTCCCGGCGATCCGTTCACGATCGACCCGGCCGAGATCGCGGCCGACTTCAACCCCGGCGCGCTGCCGGCGTACGGCGAAGTGCTGTCGGGCATCCTCGCCGGCGACCCGCTGCTGTCGGTGCGCGGCGACTCGGCCGAGGAGTGCTGGCGGATCGTCGAACCCGTGCTCGACGCGTGGCGCCGCGGGGACGTGCCGCTCGAGACCTACCCGGCCGGGTCCGCCGGCCCGGACGGCTGGTCTGAGCGACCGATCCCCGGCGTCGACTGA
- a CDS encoding glucosamine-6-phosphate deaminase, producing the protein MAEVVIVRDEEEAGRLASAQIAAVVGQKPDAVLGFATGSTPLSTYRALAERRLDLSAVRGFALDEYIGLPPGHPESYRAVITREVVEPLGLDPDLVRVPGDDGGPLAQAGESYERAIAEAGGVDLQILGIGRTGHIGFNEPGSSLASPTRIKTLTERTRLDNARFFDSLDDVPRHCITQGLGTILRARRLVLLAFGEAKAEAVAGAVEGPVTSSLPGSVIQLHPEVMVIVDEAAASRLAHADYHRFAWENRLDFER; encoded by the coding sequence ATGGCAGAAGTCGTGATCGTGCGTGACGAGGAGGAGGCGGGTCGGCTCGCCTCGGCTCAGATCGCCGCCGTGGTGGGGCAGAAACCGGATGCGGTGCTCGGGTTCGCCACGGGATCCACTCCGTTGTCGACGTACCGGGCGCTCGCCGAACGGCGGCTCGACCTGAGCGCGGTGCGCGGCTTCGCGCTCGACGAGTACATCGGCCTGCCGCCGGGGCACCCGGAGAGCTACCGCGCGGTCATCACCCGAGAGGTGGTCGAGCCGCTCGGACTCGATCCGGATCTCGTGCGTGTGCCGGGCGACGACGGCGGGCCGCTCGCGCAGGCGGGGGAGAGCTACGAGCGCGCCATCGCCGAGGCCGGCGGCGTCGACCTGCAGATCCTCGGCATCGGCCGCACGGGACACATCGGCTTCAACGAGCCGGGCTCGTCGCTCGCGTCGCCGACGCGCATCAAGACGCTCACCGAGCGCACCCGCCTCGACAACGCGCGCTTCTTCGACTCGCTCGACGACGTGCCGCGGCACTGCATCACGCAGGGCCTCGGCACGATCCTGCGCGCCCGGCGGCTCGTGCTGCTCGCGTTCGGCGAGGCGAAGGCCGAAGCGGTCGCCGGCGCGGTCGAGGGACCGGTGACCTCGAGCCTGCCCGGCTCGGTGATCCAGCTGCACCCGGAGGTCATGGTCATCGTCGACGAGGCGGCCGCGTCGCGGCTCGCGCACGCCGACTACCACCGATTCGCGTGGGAGAACCGGCTCGACTTCGAGCGCTGA